The Procambarus clarkii isolate CNS0578487 chromosome 56, FALCON_Pclarkii_2.0, whole genome shotgun sequence genome includes a region encoding these proteins:
- the LOC123770679 gene encoding mast cell protease 1A, which produces MTTNYAKFPDKRAYPRYIVRPFCDGCGVAQISQPRIVGGTQARPQEYPWLIFIHIKSNGQSLGCGGCLITRDFVLTAAHCLTGDGIEVSVYPGAHAFPNTNSTGIKVSQIIPHEHYDNYLRVHDIALLKLEQPVKFSSAVSPACLGVHQDVYVGKKVVVAGWGKLGENESLPSTLMEVQLSLVSGKMCKTKFKGSLNITENMLCSFTNGKDTCVGDSGGPLVTKVGVNQWATVGVVSFGAGCAEDFPGVYTRVSNYHRWIASHIKKPQC; this is translated from the exons ATGACAACGAACTACGCCAAATTTCCTGACAAGCGAGCCTATCCTAGATATATCGTCCGCCCCTTCTGTG ATGGCTGCGGAGTGGCTCAGATATCGCAGCCCCGGATAGTGGGTGGGACTCAAGCCAGACCCCAAGAGTACCCCTGGCTGATCTTCATTCACATCAAATCCAATGGGCAGTCCTTAGGCTGTGGCGGTTGCCTCATCACCAGAGACTTTGTCCTCACTGCGGCCCACTGCCTCACAGG GGATGGCATAGAGGTGAGCGTGTACCCTGGAGCCCACGCCTtccccaacaccaacagcaccggTATCAAGGTCTCCCAGATCATCCCCCACGAGCACTACGACAACTACCTG AGGGTTCACGACATCGCCCTGCTGAAGCTGGAGCAGCCGGTGAAGTTCTCCAGCGCGGTGTCCCCGGCGTGCCTGGGGGTGCACCAGGACGTTTACGTGGGCaagaaggtggtggtggcaggctgGGGTAAGCTTGGAG AGAATGAAAGCTTGCCCTCGACACTGATGGAGGTGCAACTGTCGCTGGTGAGTGGAAAGATGTGCAAGACGAAGTTCAAAGGCTCCCTCAACATCACCGAAAACATGTTGTGCTCCTTCACCAACGGGAAGGACACCTGCGTG GGTGACAGCGGCGGCCCCTTGGTTACAAAAGTGGGCGTGAATCAGTGGGCGACCGTGGGCGTAGTGAGCTTCGGGGCGGGGTGTGCCGAGGACTTCCCTGGAGTGTACACCCGCGTGTCCAACTACCACAGATGGATCGCGAGCCACATCAAGAAACCCCAGTGTTAG